The following are from one region of the Synechococcus sp. CBW1108 genome:
- a CDS encoding BMC domain-containing protein, translating to MATETMGIALGMIETRGLVPAIEAADAMTKAAEVRLIGREFVGGGYVTVMVRGETGAVNAAVRAGADACERVGDGLVAAHIIARPHREVEPALGNGNYAGQKD from the coding sequence ATGGCAACTGAAACCATGGGCATCGCCCTCGGCATGATTGAAACCCGGGGTCTGGTCCCCGCGATCGAGGCGGCTGACGCCATGACCAAGGCCGCCGAAGTGCGCCTGATCGGTCGTGAATTCGTTGGCGGCGGCTACGTCACCGTCATGGTGCGCGGCGAAACCGGCGCAGTTAACGCAGCTGTTCGCGCCGGGGCTGATGCCTGCGAGCGCGTCGGCGACGGCCTCGTGGCAGCCCACATCATCGCCAGGCCCCACCGCGAAGTGGAGCCTGCCCTGGGCAACGGCAACTACGCCGGTCAGAAGGACTGA
- a CDS encoding transcriptional regulator, with amino-acid sequence MKRVDLILSERELDAVIKAIDAAGAPGYSVLKHVTGKGPHGLVSDSMDFSGLGANAHVIVFCPEEVLPKLRQGIQPLLDYYGGVAFVAEAEAL; translated from the coding sequence ATGAAACGTGTGGATCTGATCCTGAGCGAAAGGGAGCTCGACGCGGTGATCAAGGCAATTGATGCGGCCGGAGCGCCGGGCTATTCGGTGCTGAAACACGTCACTGGCAAGGGGCCCCATGGCCTGGTTTCCGACTCCATGGACTTCAGCGGCCTGGGGGCCAACGCCCATGTGATCGTGTTTTGTCCAGAGGAAGTTCTGCCTAAATTGCGCCAGGGGATCCAGCCTTTGCTCGATTACTACGGCGGTGTGGCCTTCGTGGCCGAGGCAGAAGCGCTCTGA
- a CDS encoding sodium-dependent bicarbonate transport family permease, whose translation MDSSLILQNLLSPPVLFFFLGVIAVLVGSDLEIPAPLPKLFSLYLLLAIGFKGGLELQHSGLGGQVLPTIAAAVAMSLLVPVYSFLLLKLRFDGFNAAAIAATYGSISAVTFITAEGFLETQKLPFDGFMVAALALMESPAIIVGLLLVKLASPQRRPDAKEMRWQELLREASLNSSVLLLVGSLVIGLLVAAYSPASVAKMLPFSEQLFYGALSFFLLDMGIVAAQRIRDLREAGAFLVGFSIVMPLFNSLVGVLISKGLGLEPGNALLFVVLCASASYIAVPAAMRMTVPEANPSLYISMALGVTFPFNIIVGIPLYMTLVNTFLPYPG comes from the coding sequence ATGGACTCGAGCTTGATCCTGCAGAACCTGCTCTCCCCTCCGGTTCTGTTCTTTTTTCTAGGTGTGATTGCGGTGCTGGTGGGTTCCGACCTGGAAATCCCCGCGCCCCTACCCAAGCTCTTCTCCCTCTACCTGTTGCTGGCGATCGGCTTCAAAGGGGGGCTCGAATTGCAACACAGCGGTCTGGGCGGCCAGGTACTGCCCACCATTGCGGCCGCCGTGGCGATGTCTCTGCTGGTGCCGGTCTACAGCTTTCTGCTGTTGAAGCTGCGCTTCGATGGCTTCAATGCCGCCGCCATTGCGGCCACCTACGGCTCCATCAGTGCGGTGACCTTCATCACCGCCGAGGGTTTTCTGGAAACCCAGAAGCTGCCCTTTGACGGCTTCATGGTGGCGGCCCTGGCCCTGATGGAATCTCCCGCCATCATTGTGGGACTGTTGCTGGTCAAGCTGGCTTCCCCCCAGCGGCGCCCCGATGCCAAGGAAATGCGCTGGCAAGAGTTGCTTCGGGAGGCATCCCTCAACAGCTCAGTGCTGTTGTTGGTGGGCAGCCTGGTGATCGGCCTGCTTGTTGCGGCCTACAGCCCCGCCAGCGTGGCCAAAATGCTGCCCTTCAGCGAGCAGCTGTTCTACGGAGCCCTTAGCTTTTTCCTGCTGGACATGGGCATCGTGGCGGCCCAGCGCATCCGCGATCTGCGCGAAGCGGGAGCTTTTCTGGTGGGCTTTTCCATAGTGATGCCCCTGTTCAACTCCTTGGTGGGGGTTCTGATCTCCAAGGGACTGGGGCTGGAGCCTGGCAATGCCCTGTTGTTTGTGGTGCTGTGTGCGAGTGCCTCCTACATCGCCGTGCCGGCCGCAATGCGAATGACCGTGCCTGAGGCCAACCCCAGCCTCTACATCTCCATGGCGCTTGGGGTCACGTTCCCCTTCAACATCATTGTGGGAATTCCGCTCTACATGACCCTGGTCAACACCTTCCTTCCCTACCCAGGCTGA
- a CDS encoding non-canonical purine NTP pyrophosphatase: protein MPALVIASGNPHKVAEIGAMLELVELEVLPQPAGLEIEETGSTYLDNARIKAQAVARLTGQWALADDSGIEVDALGGAPGIFSARYAPTDHERIHRLLHELGDSLYRGASFRSAMVLADPSGASRAEAEGICRGSILRQPQGHGSGYDSLLFVREAGSSYAQMGPHLRSKFGSRGKAARLLAPALRRLLGIRG, encoded by the coding sequence ATGCCAGCTTTGGTGATCGCCAGCGGCAACCCCCACAAGGTGGCCGAAATCGGTGCCATGCTCGAGCTTGTTGAGCTGGAAGTGTTGCCCCAGCCAGCGGGGCTGGAAATTGAGGAAACGGGCTCCACCTACCTCGACAACGCGAGGATCAAGGCCCAGGCAGTGGCCAGACTCACCGGCCAGTGGGCCCTGGCGGACGACTCCGGCATCGAGGTGGATGCCCTGGGCGGCGCACCCGGAATTTTTTCGGCCCGTTACGCCCCCACCGACCACGAACGCATTCATCGCCTGTTGCACGAACTGGGCGACTCCCTCTACCGGGGGGCCAGTTTCCGCAGTGCGATGGTGCTGGCCGATCCCTCCGGAGCCAGCCGCGCCGAAGCAGAGGGCATCTGCAGGGGTTCAATCCTGCGCCAACCCCAGGGCCATGGCAGTGGCTACGACAGTCTGCTCTTCGTGCGCGAGGCTGGCAGCTCCTATGCCCAGATGGGCCCCCACTTGAGAAGCAAATTCGGCAGCCGCGGTAAGGCAGCGAGGTTGCTCGCCCCGGCGCTGCGGCGGCTCCTGGGGATTCGAGGCTGA
- a CDS encoding BMC domain-containing protein, which translates to MVTGTQLDSGSSGASCVITTDSEGSRLARQSSQVQSIELRTYVFLDSLQPQLAAYMGTVSQGFLPIPGDACLWLEVSPGMAVHRVTDIALKASTVRLGQMIVERAFGSLALYHRDQSNVLHSGDVVLEAIGSRVEQRSRCEVSWTEIIRAITPDHAVLINRQNRRGSMIQAGMSMFILETEPAGYVLIAANEAEKGSNITVVDVKAVGAFGRLTLAGREGDVEEAAAAAMRAINHINNSAS; encoded by the coding sequence TTGGTCACCGGCACCCAGTTGGATAGCGGCAGCTCCGGCGCCAGCTGCGTGATCACCACCGACAGCGAAGGCTCCCGCCTGGCCCGCCAGTCGAGCCAGGTGCAGTCGATCGAGCTGCGCACCTACGTCTTTCTGGATTCACTCCAGCCCCAGCTGGCCGCCTACATGGGCACCGTGAGCCAGGGCTTCCTGCCGATCCCCGGCGACGCCTGTCTCTGGCTCGAAGTGTCGCCCGGCATGGCGGTGCACCGGGTCACCGACATCGCCCTCAAGGCGAGCACCGTGCGCCTCGGCCAGATGATCGTGGAGCGGGCCTTCGGCTCGCTGGCCCTCTATCACCGTGACCAGAGCAATGTGCTCCACTCGGGCGATGTGGTGCTCGAGGCGATCGGCAGCCGGGTGGAGCAGCGCAGCCGTTGCGAGGTGAGCTGGACAGAGATCATCCGTGCCATCACCCCCGACCATGCGGTGTTGATCAACCGTCAGAACCGCCGCGGCTCGATGATCCAGGCCGGCATGAGCATGTTCATCCTGGAAACCGAGCCCGCCGGCTACGTGCTGATCGCCGCCAATGAGGCCGAAAAGGGCTCCAACATCACGGTGGTCGATGTCAAGGCCGTGGGCGCCTTTGGTCGCCTCACCCTGGCGGGCCGCGAAGGCGATGTGGAAGAGGCCGCCGCCGCGGCGATGCGGGCCATCAACCACATCAACAACAGTGCCAGCTGA
- a CDS encoding protochlorophyllide reductase: protein MAEAVGAGTVLITGTTSGVGLHATKALADRGWQVVTANRDPVRAAAAADSLAIPSAQLSHLRFDLADLDSVRAGAETLVASLGRPLDALVINAAVYKPRLEQPERSPQGYEISMATNHLGQFLLIHLLLPDLERSSHPSRRVVILGTVTANSKELGGKIPIPASADLGDLAGFKAGFQAPIAMANGKPFKPGKAYKDSKLCNMITTQELHRRLHGSTGIVFSSLYPGCVADSPLFRHAPQAFQRIFPWFQKKITGGYVSQAQAGERVAQVVADPAFSSSGVHWSWGNRQKQGGKQFSQELSDKASNPDTAQAMWEESMKLVGLA, encoded by the coding sequence ATGGCTGAAGCAGTTGGCGCCGGAACGGTTCTGATCACCGGCACCACCTCTGGAGTCGGACTCCATGCCACTAAGGCCCTTGCCGATCGGGGCTGGCAGGTGGTGACCGCCAACCGGGATCCGGTCAGGGCGGCAGCTGCCGCCGACAGTCTGGCTATCCCCTCGGCCCAGCTCAGCCATCTGAGATTTGATCTGGCCGATCTAGACAGTGTGCGGGCTGGGGCGGAAACCCTGGTGGCTTCCCTGGGACGCCCCCTCGATGCGCTGGTGATCAATGCGGCCGTCTACAAGCCCAGGCTGGAGCAGCCTGAGCGCTCCCCCCAGGGCTACGAGATCTCGATGGCCACCAACCATCTGGGCCAATTCCTGCTGATCCACCTCCTCCTGCCTGATCTGGAGCGCTCCAGCCACCCCTCCCGCCGGGTGGTGATCCTGGGCACGGTGACGGCCAATTCAAAGGAGCTAGGCGGCAAGATCCCGATCCCGGCTTCCGCCGATCTGGGCGACCTCGCCGGCTTTAAAGCCGGCTTCCAGGCCCCGATCGCCATGGCCAACGGCAAGCCCTTCAAGCCAGGCAAGGCCTACAAGGACAGCAAGCTCTGCAACATGATCACCACCCAGGAGCTGCATCGCCGTCTGCATGGCAGCACCGGCATCGTGTTCAGTTCGCTGTATCCGGGCTGTGTGGCCGACTCCCCCCTTTTCCGCCATGCCCCACAGGCCTTCCAGAGGATTTTCCCCTGGTTCCAGAAAAAAATCACCGGCGGCTACGTGAGCCAGGCCCAGGCCGGCGAAAGGGTGGCCCAGGTGGTAGCCGATCCAGCCTTCAGTTCTTCCGGGGTGCACTGGAGCTGGGGTAACCGTCAGAAGCAGGGGGGGAAGCAGTTCAGCCAGGAACTCTCCGATAAAGCCAGCAATCCGGATACGGCCCAGGCCATGTGGGAGGAATCCATGAAGCTCGTCGGGCTGGCTTGA
- the psaM gene encoding photosystem I reaction center subunit XII yields MVSTLSLAEVLIALVVAAHAGVLAVRLCFSLYKA; encoded by the coding sequence ATGGTTTCCACCCTCAGCCTGGCCGAAGTGCTGATTGCCCTGGTGGTGGCAGCCCATGCGGGGGTGCTGGCCGTGCGTCTCTGCTTCTCGCTCTACAAGGCCTGA
- a CDS encoding CRR6 family NdhI maturation factor has translation MPVEISEQQIRTLDLAPLQPWASLDPAALVQRAGSLELNFDWPQAADDPRELSEIAELRLWSLRADAEYPWLPLVLERGSGQLTRHGAMLLPHQFSRTEGIRFAPEALELWMTHRLFGLDAWARSHNLGIRQGLTQMAAVLGFELDAQFWNYLPPV, from the coding sequence ATGCCCGTGGAGATCTCCGAGCAACAGATCCGCACCCTCGATCTCGCCCCGCTTCAACCCTGGGCAAGCCTCGATCCGGCAGCCCTGGTGCAACGGGCCGGATCCCTCGAACTCAACTTCGATTGGCCCCAGGCCGCAGACGATCCCCGCGAACTCTCTGAGATCGCCGAACTGCGGCTCTGGTCCCTGCGGGCCGATGCGGAATATCCCTGGTTGCCCCTGGTGCTGGAACGCGGCAGTGGCCAGCTCACCCGACATGGGGCCATGCTGCTGCCCCACCAGTTCAGTCGCACCGAGGGGATCCGCTTTGCCCCCGAGGCCCTTGAACTGTGGATGACCCATCGCCTGTTCGGCCTCGATGCCTGGGCCCGATCCCACAACCTGGGCATCCGCCAGGGGCTCACCCAGATGGCTGCGGTGCTGGGATTCGAGCTCGATGCCCAGTTCTGGAATTACTTACCGCCGGTCTGA
- a CDS encoding sulfite exporter TauE/SafE family protein → MPYLPLGLLAGLLSGLLGIGGGLVFAPMLLLAGLEPHQALATSTLAIVPTTLGSTWTHLANRSLPWRSALAIAIGAGLGAGLFSRVSLGVQGWQLLALQALMYAVLTATIQPHGPPEVGGESPPNLPGLSAVGWMAGLATGMLGIGGGLVMVPLMVRFLRVPIHLAIRFSGLAVLVSATVASTTFFRDGRALLPIGLALGATAALAARWSAARLDRVSGVYLVWMLRALTMVLGLQSGGHALQLLLGPTG, encoded by the coding sequence TTGCCCTATCTCCCCCTGGGGTTGCTGGCTGGGCTGCTGTCTGGTCTGCTGGGTATTGGCGGGGGGCTGGTGTTCGCCCCCATGCTCTTGCTGGCGGGGCTGGAACCGCACCAGGCCCTTGCCACCAGCACCCTGGCGATCGTGCCCACCACCCTCGGGTCCACCTGGACGCACCTGGCCAACCGCAGCCTTCCCTGGCGCTCCGCCCTGGCGATTGCCATTGGGGCCGGCCTCGGTGCGGGCCTGTTCAGCCGGGTGAGCCTGGGGGTGCAGGGCTGGCAACTGTTGGCCCTGCAGGCGCTGATGTACGCCGTGCTGACAGCCACCATTCAGCCCCATGGGCCCCCCGAGGTTGGGGGCGAATCCCCCCCCAACCTGCCGGGCCTTTCCGCCGTGGGATGGATGGCGGGATTGGCTACGGGCATGCTCGGCATCGGCGGCGGCCTGGTGATGGTGCCCCTGATGGTGAGGTTCCTGCGGGTGCCCATCCACCTGGCCATTCGCTTCAGCGGCCTGGCTGTGCTGGTTTCCGCCACGGTGGCTTCAACCACCTTCTTCAGGGACGGCCGGGCCCTGCTGCCCATTGGCCTTGCCCTGGGGGCTACGGCCGCCCTGGCCGCCCGCTGGTCCGCCGCCCGCTTGGATCGGGTCAGTGGGGTCTACCTGGTCTGGATGTTGCGGGCCCTCACGATGGTCCTAGGGCTCCAGAGCGGAGGCCACGCCCTGCAGCTGTTGCTTGGGCCGACTGGCTGA
- a CDS encoding lipoate--protein ligase family protein: MAAPSASPMPPLRLLPSTCRSGAWQMATDAWLLEQAAPSFRLYSWQRPTLSLGFHQGKVEAHWSELASAGVIDLVRRPSGGRAVLHAGEITYGLVWPGAPLGRKRAYGLACRWLLEAFAQLGHPLKPGSQASAMQPSNCFASGTAADLVDADGAKRIGSAQLWRRGCLLQHGSILVEPADGLWQQVFNAPPPRLARLPLGGSALQSLLIRSALTWLPTAGSGWTEGALSGAELAAIGARLGPYTEGLPIGRAGASPEASPEASIDRTTWGRARPSG, encoded by the coding sequence ATGGCGGCTCCTTCAGCATCCCCCATGCCGCCCCTGAGGCTGCTGCCCAGCACCTGCCGGAGCGGGGCCTGGCAGATGGCCACCGATGCCTGGTTGCTGGAGCAAGCTGCGCCCAGCTTTCGCCTCTACAGCTGGCAGCGTCCAACCCTGTCGCTGGGATTTCACCAGGGCAAGGTGGAAGCCCACTGGAGCGAACTGGCCAGCGCCGGGGTAATCGATCTGGTGCGCCGGCCCAGCGGCGGCAGGGCAGTCCTCCATGCCGGCGAGATCACCTATGGCCTGGTCTGGCCCGGGGCGCCACTGGGGCGCAAGCGGGCCTATGGGCTGGCGTGCCGCTGGCTGCTGGAGGCCTTTGCCCAGCTGGGCCACCCCCTGAAACCGGGCAGCCAAGCCAGCGCGATGCAGCCCAGCAACTGTTTTGCCTCAGGCACCGCCGCAGACCTGGTCGACGCCGATGGGGCCAAGCGCATCGGCAGCGCCCAGCTCTGGCGCAGGGGCTGCCTGCTCCAGCACGGCTCGATCCTGGTCGAGCCAGCAGATGGGCTCTGGCAGCAGGTATTCAACGCCCCGCCTCCCCGGCTGGCCAGGCTGCCCCTAGGGGGCTCCGCCCTGCAAAGTCTGCTGATCCGATCGGCCCTGACCTGGCTGCCAACAGCCGGCTCAGGATGGACTGAAGGGGCCCTCAGCGGCGCTGAGCTCGCCGCCATCGGAGCCCGCCTGGGGCCTTACACGGAGGGGCTACCTATTGGCAGGGCAGGGGCTTCGCCGGAGGCTTCACCGGAGGCCAGCATCGATCGCACCACCTGGGGCAGGGCCAGGCCTAGCGGGTAG
- a CDS encoding site-2 protease family protein, translating into MGEGWQLFKIRGIPLRIHPSWFVILVLATAAFQQQYSLSLKDPVSAGVLWALGLLTALLLFVSVLLHELGHSLVALTQGVQVSSITLFLLGGVASVERECSTARGALLVAAAGPAVSLLLGMGLLAATHAADHLSPLLGAMVAQLGSLNLVLALFNLLPGLPLDGGLIVKALVWQISGSQRRGVEVANQSGRILSLFAIGLGTVLLLRGAGLSGAWLMLLGWFGLGASRNQRQMLVLQRTLNELKVRDAAGRRFRVLEASGPLRELSRIRLAQASDAGQGDWLLVCDRGRWQGVIDDTPLQQLPVQRWDSDRIGDHIQPLDSLPSIRDSAPLWQAVQQLEASDRDRLLVFSPAGLPCGTIERPELGEAVLVKMGLKLPAPLLEAARRQGTYPLGLALPQVVRSMLASGEASGEAPALPIGSPSV; encoded by the coding sequence GTGGGAGAGGGCTGGCAGCTGTTCAAGATCCGCGGGATTCCTCTGCGCATCCATCCGAGTTGGTTTGTGATCCTGGTGCTTGCCACCGCGGCCTTCCAGCAGCAATACAGCCTGAGCCTCAAGGATCCCGTCAGTGCTGGCGTCCTCTGGGCCCTGGGTCTGCTGACGGCCCTCCTGCTGTTCGTCTCAGTTCTCCTGCACGAACTGGGCCATTCCCTGGTGGCCCTGACCCAGGGCGTTCAGGTCAGCAGCATCACCCTGTTTCTGCTGGGGGGGGTGGCCAGCGTGGAGCGGGAATGCAGCACGGCCCGAGGGGCCCTGCTGGTCGCTGCAGCGGGGCCGGCCGTCAGCCTTCTGCTGGGCATGGGTCTACTGGCCGCTACCCACGCTGCAGACCATCTCTCGCCGCTGCTGGGGGCGATGGTTGCCCAGCTCGGCAGCCTCAACCTGGTGCTGGCCCTGTTCAATCTGCTGCCCGGTCTGCCCCTCGACGGCGGCCTGATCGTCAAGGCCCTGGTGTGGCAGATCAGTGGCAGCCAAAGGCGGGGCGTGGAGGTAGCCAACCAATCCGGCCGCATCCTGTCCCTTTTTGCCATCGGCCTGGGCACGGTGCTGCTGCTGCGAGGGGCGGGGCTCAGTGGGGCCTGGTTGATGCTGCTGGGCTGGTTTGGCCTGGGTGCATCCCGCAACCAGCGCCAGATGCTGGTGCTGCAGCGCACCCTCAATGAGCTCAAGGTGCGGGATGCGGCAGGTCGTCGTTTTCGGGTGCTTGAGGCCTCCGGCCCCCTGCGGGAGCTGAGCAGGATCCGCCTGGCCCAGGCCAGTGACGCCGGCCAGGGCGACTGGCTGCTGGTCTGCGATCGCGGCCGCTGGCAGGGGGTCATTGACGACACCCCGCTGCAGCAGCTCCCTGTACAGCGCTGGGATAGCGATCGCATCGGTGACCACATCCAGCCCCTGGACAGCCTTCCTTCGATTCGGGACTCAGCCCCGCTCTGGCAGGCGGTGCAACAACTCGAAGCCAGCGACCGCGACCGCCTGCTGGTGTTCAGCCCCGCCGGCCTGCCCTGCGGCACGATCGAGCGGCCTGAACTCGGGGAGGCCGTGCTCGTCAAGATGGGATTAAAGCTGCCTGCCCCCCTGCTCGAGGCAGCTCGGCGCCAAGGCACCTACCCGCTAGGCCTGGCCCTGCCCCAGGTGGTGCGATCGATGCTGGCCTCCGGTGAAGCCTCCGGCGAAGCCCCTGCCCTGCCAATAGGTAGCCCCTCCGTGTAA
- a CDS encoding phosphoribosylanthranilate isomerase, translating into MPRPRLKICGLRQPAQAAAVALLGADAIGVIGVAGSPRYVDPAERQALFAAVQAAAPGCQRVLVVADPDGATLEQLGTDRGHGILQLHGSESPQRCRELGEKLGCELWKALRIRGPEDLQQAAAYAEVVDALLLDAWLPDQLGGTGHPIPIDWLDQFQPPLPWWLAGGIRADRVAPVLARLSPTGLDASSGVERRPGDKDLELVAELVGALGAAG; encoded by the coding sequence ATGCCCCGCCCCCGGCTCAAGATCTGCGGACTGCGGCAGCCGGCCCAGGCCGCAGCAGTCGCCCTTCTGGGCGCCGATGCCATCGGCGTGATCGGCGTGGCAGGGTCGCCTCGATACGTAGATCCGGCCGAACGGCAGGCCCTGTTTGCCGCCGTGCAGGCCGCAGCCCCCGGCTGCCAGCGGGTGTTGGTGGTGGCCGATCCCGATGGGGCCACGCTGGAGCAGCTGGGGACGGACAGGGGGCATGGGATTCTCCAGCTGCACGGTTCGGAGAGCCCGCAGCGCTGCCGGGAGCTGGGCGAAAAACTGGGCTGCGAGCTCTGGAAAGCCCTGCGCATCCGCGGCCCGGAGGATCTGCAGCAGGCAGCCGCCTACGCGGAGGTGGTCGATGCCCTGCTACTCGATGCCTGGCTACCTGACCAGCTCGGTGGGACGGGCCATCCCATCCCGATTGACTGGCTGGATCAGTTTCAGCCGCCCCTGCCCTGGTGGCTGGCGGGGGGCATTCGCGCCGACCGGGTCGCGCCGGTGCTGGCCCGGCTGAGCCCCACTGGCCTCGATGCCTCCAGTGGCGTGGAGCGCAGGCCTGGCGACAAGGACCTCGAGCTTGTAGCGGAGCTGGTTGGCGCCCTCGGCGCAGCTGGCTGA